The genomic region GCGTGCCCGCAGCGCGGGCGGAAACGGCAGCCATCCGGCATCTCCCCCTGCTGCGGCACACGCCCCGGAATGGCCGGCAGCGCCGCCTTGCGCCGGGTCAGCGCCGGCAGCGAACGGAGCAGGCCGGAGCTGTACGGGTGGCGTGGCCGCACCAGAATGTCGTCGACGCGGCCTTCCTCCACCACCTCCCCGGCATACATGGTCACCAGCCGCGAGCATGTCTGCGACACCAGGCCGAGGTCATGGGTGATGAACACCAGCGCCATGCCGAGCCGGGCACAGAGTTCGCCCAGCACGTCGACGATCTGCGCCTGCACGGTGACGTCGAGCGCGGTGGTCGGCTCGTCGGCAATCAGGATCTGCGGCTCGCAGACCAGGGCGATCGCGATCATGGCACGCTGGCGCATACCGCCGGAGAGCTGGTGCGGATAGGCGTCATAGCGCAGCGCCGGCTCCGGGATGCCGACGCGCGCCAGCGCCTCGATGGCGCGGTTGCGCGCCTCGGCCTGGCTGATCGCGTGATGCGAGCGCAGCGTTTCCGTGATCTGCTGGCCGATGGTGAAGACCGGATCGAGCGCGCTCATCGGCTCCTGGAAGATCATGCTGATGCGCCGGCCACGCAGCCGGCGCATCGCGCGTTCCGGCAGGCTGACCAGATCCTGCCCCTCCAGCAGGATCCGGCCTTCAAGCCGGGTGGAAGCCCGCGGCAGCAATCCCATGATGGCAAGCCCGGTCACGGTCTTGCCGCAACCGCTCTCGCCGACCAGGCCGACCATCTCGCCACGGCCGACGCTGAAGGAGGTGCGGTGCGTCACCTGGACGTCGCCGCGACCGGTGCGGAATTGGATGCTGAGGTCGCGCAGCTCCAGCAATGGCGTGTCCGGCATGGGCGGACACCTCAATGGCGGGGTGGGCGGCGGCGCACCGCGGTCTCATCGACATCGGTGCCCCAGCCCGGCCGGTCGGGCAGCACGAACGCGCCGTTCTCGATGACCGGAGGATGGGTGACGAACTCGCTCTTCCAGGGCACGTCGTCGATGTCCATTTCCAGGATGCGCAGGTTGGGCGTGGCGGCGGCGAAATGCGCGCTGATGTGGTCGGCGAGGTGGCCATAGAAGTTGTGCGGCGCGACGTTCACCTCGTAGGCATCCGCCATCGCCGCGATCTTCATGGATTCGAGGAAGCCGTTCCAGAGAACGTCGACGATGGCGACATCCATGGCATAGGCGTCGAGGAAGGGACGGTAGCCGCGGCGGGTGTAGAGGGATTCGCCGCTGGCGATCGGAAAGCCCGCCTCGCGCCGCAGCAGCGCCAGGGAGTCCGCGTCGTAGATGTCGAGTTCCAGCCAGGCGAGGTTGAAGGGTTCCACCGTGCGCACGAGCTGCAGATAGCCCTCGGTGCGGAAATGGAAATTGGCGTCGAGCATGATCTCGACATCCGGGCCGGCACCGGCGCGCATTGCCTCGAGCTGCCGCTGCAGCGATCGCATGACCGACGGCTGCGGGTTCAGCTCCGGGAAGCCGGGCATGGAGCCGAAGCCGGGACGGAAATTGCCGATGCTGCCATCGGGTTCCAGCATCATGATGTTAGTCTTGAGCGCGCGGAAGCCACGCTGGCGGACTTCCTCGGCGAGGCGTTGCAGCCCGTCATAGTCGCGCACCGGCGTCACGCCGCAGAATTCCGGGAAGCGCACGCGGTAGCTGCCGCAATGCGACCAGTAGACCGGCAGACGGTCGCGCAGCGCGCCGCCGAACAGCGCATGCACCGGAACCCCCAGGGCCTTGCCCTTGATGTCGAGCAGCGCGTTGCCGATCGCGGCCATGGCCTGCTGGTTGATGCCCGACCAGGCCGGCACGGCATGGGTGTAGAGCTGCGCCATGATCCATTCCAGCCGCATCGGATTCTGGCCGGGCAGTTTCTCGGCCATGGCCCGGATGGTCGCGGTCAGGCCGGCATTGCCGACATTCTCGCTGTACTCGGACCAGCCGACGATGCCGTCCGCTGTGGTGATCTTCAGGAAGGAGGTGGTCCGCCAGCCGGCATCGGCGTGCAGGTCTTCGACTTTGACGATTTTCATCTCGGGCTCGATGGTCGTGGAGAGGGCGGTGGCTCAGTCGGCCAGGAAGATCTCGTTGAACTTCGGCTTGCCGAGCAGGTTGGGCG from Rhodovastum atsumiense harbors:
- a CDS encoding ABC transporter ATP-binding protein; translation: MPDTPLLELRDLSIQFRTGRGDVQVTHRTSFSVGRGEMVGLVGESGCGKTVTGLAIMGLLPRASTRLEGRILLEGQDLVSLPERAMRRLRGRRISMIFQEPMSALDPVFTIGQQITETLRSHHAISQAEARNRAIEALARVGIPEPALRYDAYPHQLSGGMRQRAMIAIALVCEPQILIADEPTTALDVTVQAQIVDVLGELCARLGMALVFITHDLGLVSQTCSRLVTMYAGEVVEEGRVDDILVRPRHPYSSGLLRSLPALTRRKAALPAIPGRVPQQGEMPDGCRFRPRCGHARPACLTPQALRDAGSSGGRTRCCRAEELALPGVLTAEHAA
- a CDS encoding mandelate racemase/muconate lactonizing enzyme family protein, which gives rise to MKIVKVEDLHADAGWRTTSFLKITTADGIVGWSEYSENVGNAGLTATIRAMAEKLPGQNPMRLEWIMAQLYTHAVPAWSGINQQAMAAIGNALLDIKGKALGVPVHALFGGALRDRLPVYWSHCGSYRVRFPEFCGVTPVRDYDGLQRLAEEVRQRGFRALKTNIMMLEPDGSIGNFRPGFGSMPGFPELNPQPSVMRSLQRQLEAMRAGAGPDVEIMLDANFHFRTEGYLQLVRTVEPFNLAWLELDIYDADSLALLRREAGFPIASGESLYTRRGYRPFLDAYAMDVAIVDVLWNGFLESMKIAAMADAYEVNVAPHNFYGHLADHISAHFAAATPNLRILEMDIDDVPWKSEFVTHPPVIENGAFVLPDRPGWGTDVDETAVRRRPPRH